In Rhizobium sp. ARZ01, a genomic segment contains:
- a CDS encoding nickel/cobalt transporter, translated as MLKRRTAQRVAAAAALLLLAGLTVAHAQSPLGIGTAEPAFKTTGFFGSVFAWINSEQQAFYRMLTGALKNMRDNPWAASTLVGLSFAYGVFHAAGPGHGKAVISSYMLANEIELKRGVLLSFLSSLMQGGVAILLVGAAYLLLRGTSISMTDATRTLETASYGLIAAFGAWLLYRKLWGINRRPAPVEVFAMAQSDSAGLGHRHAHTHHAHARPAALDHVHVSGEVCPSCGHAHAPDPALLKGDRFALREAWSAIIAVGLRPCSGALIVLSFALLNGLYLGGILSVVAMSIGTAITVSVLATLAVTAKGAAMRLAGGNSAALRVGNAIEILGALLVLVLGLVLLGASLQG; from the coding sequence ATGCTGAAGCGCCGCACCGCCCAGCGCGTTGCGGCCGCCGCCGCGCTCCTCCTTCTGGCAGGGCTGACCGTCGCACACGCCCAATCACCGCTCGGAATCGGAACGGCCGAGCCCGCCTTCAAGACCACGGGCTTTTTCGGCAGTGTCTTTGCCTGGATCAACAGCGAGCAGCAGGCGTTCTACCGCATGCTGACCGGCGCCCTGAAGAACATGCGCGACAATCCCTGGGCAGCCTCGACGCTGGTTGGTCTTTCGTTCGCATACGGCGTCTTTCATGCAGCAGGCCCCGGTCATGGCAAGGCCGTCATCTCCTCCTACATGTTGGCAAACGAAATTGAGCTGAAGCGCGGGGTGCTGCTCTCCTTCCTCTCATCCCTGATGCAGGGGGGCGTAGCGATCCTGCTGGTCGGTGCGGCCTATCTTCTCCTGCGCGGAACGTCGATTTCGATGACCGATGCGACAAGGACCCTGGAGACCGCCAGCTACGGCCTGATAGCCGCCTTCGGTGCGTGGCTGCTCTACCGCAAACTCTGGGGCATCAATCGCCGCCCGGCACCGGTCGAGGTCTTTGCAATGGCCCAGTCCGACTCCGCCGGGCTCGGCCACCGTCATGCGCACACGCACCACGCCCACGCCAGGCCCGCAGCGCTGGACCATGTGCATGTCTCAGGGGAAGTCTGCCCCAGTTGCGGCCATGCCCATGCGCCTGATCCGGCGCTTCTGAAGGGTGATCGGTTCGCGCTACGCGAGGCTTGGTCAGCCATCATTGCCGTGGGTCTTCGTCCCTGCTCCGGCGCGTTGATCGTGCTTTCGTTCGCGCTCCTGAACGGGCTTTATCTCGGCGGCATACTGTCGGTCGTCGCCATGTCGATCGGCACAGCGATAACCGTCTCGGTTCTGGCGACGCTTGCCGTCACGGCCAAGGGTGCCGCCATGCGCCTTGCCGGGGGCAATAGCGCCGCCTTGCGCGTCGGAAATGCCATCGAGATCCTTGGAGCGCTGCTGGTGCTGGTGCTCGGGCTGGTGCTGTTGGGCGCATCTTTGCAAGGATGA
- a CDS encoding GNAT family protein: MRDLKNWTARPAPQPVTLEGRFVRIEPYERSRHLQALWDAFGGMEINPLLKYFTQDEFSGIEDFDAWSEAAIKSGWVREVIFDKANGKAVGMAHYMRPDAANGVVEIGGIAHGPAMSRSPISTEAQYLLAKHVFENLGYRRYEWKCHNENEASKRTAQRLGFTFEGVFRQHMLSKRANRDTAWFSIIDSEWPVIAQAFERWLSADNFDADGRQKQRLEDIRVELKELVS, from the coding sequence ATGCGCGACCTGAAGAATTGGACGGCCCGTCCGGCGCCGCAACCCGTGACGCTGGAGGGACGCTTCGTCCGCATCGAGCCCTATGAGCGGTCCCGGCATTTGCAAGCCCTTTGGGATGCCTTCGGCGGAATGGAAATCAACCCGTTGCTGAAGTATTTCACGCAGGACGAATTTTCCGGCATCGAGGATTTCGATGCATGGTCCGAGGCAGCCATCAAGTCCGGCTGGGTTCGCGAAGTGATCTTCGACAAGGCGAACGGAAAGGCTGTGGGCATGGCACACTACATGCGGCCCGATGCAGCCAATGGTGTCGTCGAGATTGGCGGCATCGCGCATGGCCCGGCGATGTCGCGTTCGCCGATTTCAACCGAGGCGCAGTACCTGCTCGCCAAGCACGTCTTCGAAAATCTCGGCTACCGGCGCTACGAATGGAAGTGCCACAATGAGAATGAAGCAAGCAAGCGCACGGCGCAGCGTCTCGGCTTCACCTTCGAGGGCGTCTTCCGGCAGCACATGCTGTCGAAACGCGCGAACCGTGACACAGCCTGGTTCTCGATCATTGACAGTGAATGGCCGGTGATCGCGCAGGCCTTCGAGCGTTGGCTCTCGGCTGACAACTTCGATGCGGACGGTAGGCAGAAGCAGCGGCTCGAGGATATCCGTGTGGAATTGAAGGAGTTAGTATCGTAA
- a CDS encoding tellurite resistance TerB family protein, protein MFDAKKLLDQFLGSQIPGAGGTVRDRAGQVGQLAKDNPLAAGAIAGILLGTKGGREVAGTALKLGGLAAIAGLGYQAYQNYKNGQSPQAAHPAPDKQPELLPPPANSGFETEAVSADFALTLVRAMIAASRADGHIDDAERAHIMDKLKVSGIGGDAAAFLEQELANPIDLDGIVASAKTEEQRVELYTASRLTIEPNSRAERGYLDLLAGRLGLDDALVDHIEATVSTAKAPAGPWA, encoded by the coding sequence ATGTTTGATGCGAAGAAGTTGCTGGACCAGTTTCTTGGCTCACAGATCCCGGGCGCGGGCGGTACGGTGCGTGACCGCGCAGGCCAGGTGGGACAGTTGGCGAAGGACAACCCACTCGCCGCCGGTGCCATTGCAGGAATTCTGCTCGGAACGAAGGGTGGCCGCGAAGTTGCGGGCACGGCACTGAAACTTGGCGGTCTTGCCGCAATTGCCGGTCTTGGCTACCAGGCCTACCAGAACTACAAGAATGGACAGTCGCCGCAAGCGGCCCACCCGGCGCCCGACAAACAGCCCGAACTTCTTCCCCCACCAGCCAATTCCGGTTTCGAGACGGAAGCCGTCAGTGCCGATTTTGCACTCACACTGGTGCGCGCCATGATCGCCGCCTCGCGCGCCGACGGCCACATCGATGATGCCGAGCGTGCGCACATCATGGACAAACTGAAGGTTTCCGGCATCGGCGGTGATGCGGCGGCATTCCTGGAGCAGGAGCTCGCCAATCCGATCGACCTCGACGGCATCGTCGCATCCGCAAAAACGGAGGAACAGCGCGTCGAGCTCTATACCGCCTCGCGGTTGACGATCGAGCCGAACAGCCGCGCCGAACGCGGCTATCTCGATCTGCTTGCCGGCCGTCTCGGACTGGATGACGCGCTGGTCGATCACATCGAGGCGACGGTATCCACGGCGAAGGCACCAGCCGGCCCCTGGGCGTGA
- a CDS encoding 2-dehydro-3-deoxy-phosphogluconate aldolase: MSGKTEKLLSVLKLQPVVPVLVIDDAASAVPLARALVAGGLKAIEITLRTPAALEAIRRVANEVEGAVAGAGTILNAAQFDLAVEAGSQFIVSPGTTQELLDVAADSPVPLLPGAATASEVMELREEGYGVLKFFPAEQAGGAAYLKALSSPLAGTLFCPTGGISLANARDYLSLPNIVCVGGSWVAPKELVVKGDWAGITKLAAEAAALNR; this comes from the coding sequence ATGTCCGGCAAAACCGAAAAACTCCTGTCCGTGCTCAAGTTGCAACCGGTTGTTCCGGTCCTCGTCATCGACGATGCGGCAAGCGCGGTTCCACTGGCGCGCGCGCTTGTCGCAGGCGGCCTGAAGGCGATCGAAATCACGCTGCGCACTCCGGCTGCGCTCGAAGCGATCAGGCGTGTGGCAAACGAAGTTGAGGGCGCCGTCGCCGGTGCGGGCACCATTCTGAACGCCGCCCAGTTCGACCTGGCCGTCGAAGCGGGCTCGCAGTTCATCGTCAGCCCAGGCACCACGCAGGAACTGCTTGATGTTGCTGCCGATTCGCCGGTGCCGCTGCTTCCCGGTGCTGCGACGGCCAGCGAGGTCATGGAGCTGCGCGAGGAAGGCTATGGGGTGCTGAAGTTCTTCCCGGCCGAGCAGGCGGGCGGTGCGGCCTATCTGAAGGCACTCTCGTCACCTCTTGCCGGCACGCTGTTCTGCCCGACTGGCGGCATCTCGCTTGCTAATGCGAGAGACTATCTGTCGCTGCCGAACATTGTCTGCGTCGGCGGTTCCTGGGTCGCACCGAAGGAACTGGTTGTGAAGGGCGATTGGGCCGGGATCACCAAACTCGCCGCAGAGGCGGCAGCGCTGAATAGGTAA
- a CDS encoding CYTH domain-containing protein, producing MAKEIERKFLVSGKRWRLVADPGVSIKQGYIVTMDDRSLRVRTYGDGRACLTVKIGRAALSRDEYEFEIDPEVANDMLTQAVGTVLEKVRYEVEHKGFTWEIDVYGGRYSGLVVAEVELDSETDRPEIPDWVGREVTGEDRYSNQVMALSVEAVETLNAS from the coding sequence ATGGCCAAAGAGATCGAGAGAAAATTCCTGGTTTCCGGCAAACGATGGCGACTGGTCGCGGATCCAGGCGTCTCCATCAAGCAAGGCTACATCGTCACCATGGACGACCGGTCGTTGCGCGTGCGCACCTATGGCGACGGCCGCGCCTGCCTCACAGTGAAGATCGGCCGGGCGGCACTTTCCCGCGACGAATACGAGTTCGAGATCGATCCCGAGGTCGCGAACGACATGCTGACGCAGGCTGTCGGCACGGTTCTGGAGAAGGTTCGCTACGAAGTGGAGCACAAGGGCTTCACGTGGGAAATCGACGTGTACGGCGGACGTTACAGCGGTCTCGTCGTAGCCGAAGTGGAACTCGACAGCGAGACTGATCGGCCGGAAATCCCGGACTGGGTGGGACGCGAGGTGACGGGCGAAGACCGCTACTCCAACCAGGTAATGGCCCTGTCCGTCGAAGCAGTCGAGACATTGAATGCGTCTTAG
- a CDS encoding CHAD domain-containing protein, translating into MRLSLKADRPLDKEVQRITSGYLVRAKTVLNEQPEGPHEAIHTARKQFKRIRSLYRLVATADPAFQKTENERIGALGRHLRESRDATSLVETARRLADAASTTDEHMAVNRIHQRLIVRRDAIASTAATEELIADALTTCDEALEAVARFRLDVGQSRAAEILGDGWRTTGKKAVTALRQVKETGEADRFHSLRKRTQDRWVHCRFLVEAWPGALLSMRKQARQLVTLLGEKQDIALLTGFADAHPEEIGPPQDLAHLIAVMIAEERRLRAEALPLAKRLFPRDVRQDAARITLLWRHAA; encoded by the coding sequence ATGCGTCTTAGTCTCAAGGCGGACAGGCCGCTCGACAAGGAAGTACAGCGCATAACATCCGGCTACCTAGTGCGGGCGAAGACCGTGCTGAACGAACAGCCCGAAGGCCCGCACGAGGCCATCCATACCGCCCGCAAACAGTTCAAGCGCATCAGGAGCCTCTACCGGCTGGTAGCAACCGCAGACCCGGCATTCCAGAAAACGGAAAACGAGCGGATCGGTGCGCTCGGCCGCCATCTCAGGGAGAGCCGGGATGCGACGTCGCTCGTGGAAACCGCCCGACGGCTTGCCGATGCCGCTTCGACCACCGACGAGCACATGGCGGTGAACCGAATTCACCAGCGGCTGATCGTGCGGCGCGACGCCATTGCCAGCACCGCGGCGACGGAGGAGTTGATCGCGGACGCCCTCACCACTTGCGACGAGGCCTTGGAGGCGGTCGCGCGATTCCGGCTCGATGTGGGGCAAAGCCGAGCCGCCGAAATACTTGGCGACGGGTGGCGGACGACGGGAAAGAAGGCCGTGACTGCCCTTCGCCAGGTGAAAGAGACCGGCGAGGCCGATCGTTTCCATTCGCTGCGCAAGCGGACCCAGGATCGATGGGTCCATTGTCGTTTCCTTGTAGAAGCCTGGCCCGGCGCGCTGCTTAGCATGCGCAAGCAGGCAAGGCAGTTGGTGACGCTTCTCGGCGAAAAGCAGGACATCGCCCTTCTGACGGGCTTCGCCGATGCGCACCCGGAGGAAATTGGCCCGCCGCAAGATCTGGCGCATCTGATCGCCGTGATGATCGCGGAAGAACGCCGGCTGCGCGCCGAGGCTTTGCCATTGGCCAAACGCCTGTTCCCGCGCGACGTCAGGCAAGACGCGGCACGCATCACGCTTCTGTGGCGGCACGCCGCCTGA
- a CDS encoding rhodanese-related sulfurtransferase, whose product MTAISSTIPQSNEASFLVAALYHFVSVPRFADLRAPLQALCEENGVRGTLLLAHEGINGTIAGPDAGIRTVLAFLRAQPEFAGLEHKESRASEMPFLRMKVRLKKEIVTMGVEDIDPNKVVGTYVAPKDWNALISDPGTILIDTRNDYETAIGIFKGAVDPNTKTFREFPDWVRNHTGLHNKPKIAMYCTGGIRCEKATAFMKEQGFDEVYHLKGGILKYLEDVPAEVSLWEGACFVFDERVSVTHGLEEGEHSLCRACRHPLTAEEVTAATFEAGVSCPHCFETRSEDDRLRFRQRQKQMDLAKKRGERHLGS is encoded by the coding sequence ATGACAGCGATCTCTTCCACAATCCCCCAGTCGAACGAGGCGTCGTTCCTCGTGGCCGCCCTCTATCACTTCGTGTCCGTGCCGCGGTTCGCCGATCTGCGCGCGCCGCTGCAGGCGCTGTGCGAGGAGAACGGCGTGCGCGGAACGCTGTTGCTCGCCCATGAGGGCATCAACGGCACGATCGCCGGACCGGACGCCGGCATCCGCACGGTCCTCGCATTTTTGCGTGCGCAGCCGGAGTTCGCCGGGCTCGAGCACAAGGAAAGCCGCGCCTCCGAAATGCCGTTCCTGCGCATGAAGGTGCGGCTGAAAAAGGAGATCGTCACCATGGGGGTCGAGGACATCGACCCGAACAAGGTGGTGGGCACCTATGTCGCACCGAAGGACTGGAATGCGCTGATCTCCGATCCCGGCACGATCCTCATCGACACGCGCAACGATTACGAGACGGCCATCGGCATCTTCAAGGGCGCGGTCGATCCGAACACGAAGACCTTCCGCGAGTTCCCGGACTGGGTGCGCAACCACACCGGCCTGCATAACAAGCCGAAGATCGCCATGTACTGCACCGGCGGCATTCGCTGCGAGAAGGCAACCGCCTTCATGAAGGAGCAGGGCTTTGACGAGGTCTACCACCTCAAGGGCGGCATCCTGAAATATCTTGAGGACGTGCCGGCAGAAGTGAGCCTGTGGGAAGGCGCCTGCTTCGTTTTCGACGAACGCGTCTCGGTCACCCATGGCCTCGAAGAGGGCGAACATTCGCTCTGCCGCGCCTGCCGCCACCCGCTGACAGCCGAGGAGGTCACGGCCGCCACGTTCGAAGCCGGCGTATCCTGCCCCCATTGCTTCGAGACCCGCAGCGAGGACGACCGCCTGCGCTTCCGTCAGCGGCAGAAGCAAATGGATCTGGCGAAGAAGCGCGGCGAGCGGCACCTCGGCAGCTGA